In a single window of the Sylvia atricapilla isolate bSylAtr1 chromosome 20, bSylAtr1.pri, whole genome shotgun sequence genome:
- the LYRM9 gene encoding LYR motif-containing protein 9, which produces MSPLPQAELVRSSLQLYRYLLRCCRRLPHGPVQQHYRHAIRQSFKVHADEDDPERIQQIIKRAIEDADWVMNKYKNQK; this is translated from the exons ATGTCCCCGCTGCCGCAGGCGGAGCTGGTGCGGAGCTCGCTGCAGCTGTACCGGTACCTGCtgcgctgctgccgccgcctGCCCCACGGGCCCGTCCAGCAGCACTACAGACACGCCATCAGGCAG AGTTTCAAAGTCCACGCTGATGAAGACGATCCTGAGCGAATCCAGCAGATCATTAAGAGAGCCATTGAAGATGCTGACTGGGTGATGAATAAA tataaAAACCAGAAGTAG